A region of the Edaphobacter lichenicola genome:
ATCTCACAGAAGGGATTAGGCCGACGCCGAGTAACATTTCAGTAATGGTAATTTTGTTACCTAAGAGTTCTTTACGAAACGGCGAAAGCCTCGTACTTTAGCCGAGTGGGCAGTTCTGGGGAGGGCTGCTACGCCGCCCGTTGACCTCTTGACAGAGGTCCGGGCGTTTACTCTTTAAGTGGTATTTTGCTTGCTGAAACTCCCGGTTCAAAATTGCATCTACTATAGAGAAGACTGCGCTGCACCGGATGGGTGTAAAAGTGCAGAGCATTCTGGAGGAAGATAAATGGCAGGACAGTTCATCACCGAAGTAAATGATGCAACTTTTGAAAAAGATGTTCTTCAGTCGACAGAGCCTGTTCTCGTCGATTTTTGGGCCGCATGGTGCGGGCCCTGTCGCGCTCTCGCGCCGGTTGTCGACGAGGTTGCCACGCACTATCAGGGCAAGCTCAAGGTCATGAAGATGGACGTTGACTCCAACACTGCAACCCCGATGCGTTATGGCATCCGCGGAATTCCCGCCCTGCTCATCTTCAAGGATGGCAAGGTCGCCGAGCAGATTGTTGGCTTCGTTCCCAAGGACACCATCGACAAGTCCGTGAATAAGGTTCTGGCGTAAGTTTGAAGCAATGCCAAGGGACGGCCCGTAGAGTTCAACTCGCGGGCCGTTTCGTTTGGGCGGAGGGCTGCGTCAGCTTTCGGCCTTCGAAATCAGCCCTGATAAACTCAAGCCTTAATGCTCGAGTGGATGCTCTTCCGCATAATCATGGTGGCCTTTTTCATCCTGGCCAGCAGCTTCTTCGTGGCTGCGGAGTTCGCCCTGGTCAGCGTCCGCGAGACTCGCATCCAGCAGCTGATTGCGCTGGGGCGTCCCGGCGCACGTACGGTCCTCAAGCTCAAACATTCGATCGATGAGTTCCTTCCAGCGGTCCAGCTTGGCGTTACCGTCGCTGGTCTGGCTCTCGGGTGGATCGGCGAACCCGCCGTCGCCGAGATCATTCTCAATCTCCTGGGTGGCCCCCTGCATCGGCTGCCCGCTCATGCGGTTCTGTATGCTCACACTGCGGCGGTCATCGTCGCTTTTTCGCTGATCACTTATTTTGAGGTCTTGCTTGGCGAACTTGTTCCCAAGTCGCTCGCCTTGCAGCGAACCGAACGCATCGCCCTGGCCGTAGCCGGGCCCATGGACGTCTTTATCCGGCTCACCCGGCCTATCGTGAAGCTGATGAACTCCTCCGCGGCGCTCGTGCTCAGGCTCTTTCGCGCCCCCCTGCGCGGCGAAGGCGCGGTCCACTCGCCCGAAGAGCTGAAGCTTATCGCCACGGCCACGCGTCGCATGGGTCTGCTTCCCGTCTTTCAGGAAGAGATTATTCATCGCGCCATCGAGCTCAACCACGTCACCGTCCGCGAGATCATGACGCCTCGCGGCAGCATCTTTTCCCTCTCTGCGGACCTGCCGCTGCAGCAGGCCTCGGCCCGCATCGTTGAGGAGCAGCACTCCCGCGTCCCCGTCTACGATCCCGCCAGCGGCCCTGAGCACATCATCGGCATCGTCTACTCGAAGGACATCTCGCGACTGATGCACTTCCGTACCGTCGCTCTCTCGCTCGGCGGCAAAGGCGAGTCCGGCCTCACTCTTCGTCAGGTGATGCGCGAGTTGACTGTCGTTCCGGAGACTAAACTTGCGATCGAACTTCTGCAGGAGTTTCAGGAGCGCCGCCGCCACATTGCCATCGTCGTCGACGAGTTCGGCTCGACTGTCGGCCTGGTCACGGCTGAAGACGTTCTCGAGCAGATCGTCGGCG
Encoded here:
- the trxA gene encoding thioredoxin translates to MAGQFITEVNDATFEKDVLQSTEPVLVDFWAAWCGPCRALAPVVDEVATHYQGKLKVMKMDVDSNTATPMRYGIRGIPALLIFKDGKVAEQIVGFVPKDTIDKSVNKVLA
- a CDS encoding hemolysin family protein; the protein is MLEWMLFRIIMVAFFILASSFFVAAEFALVSVRETRIQQLIALGRPGARTVLKLKHSIDEFLPAVQLGVTVAGLALGWIGEPAVAEIILNLLGGPLHRLPAHAVLYAHTAAVIVAFSLITYFEVLLGELVPKSLALQRTERIALAVAGPMDVFIRLTRPIVKLMNSSAALVLRLFRAPLRGEGAVHSPEELKLIATATRRMGLLPVFQEEIIHRAIELNHVTVREIMTPRGSIFSLSADLPLQQASARIVEEQHSRVPVYDPASGPEHIIGIVYSKDISRLMHFRTVALSLGGKGESGLTLRQVMRELTVVPETKLAIELLQEFQERRRHIAIVVDEFGSTVGLVTAEDVLEQIVGELEDEFDISKSPLLSTTGAMVLDGSTTLRDLGNQLHWTFPREPGVETLAGFLLANLGHIPTTGESVEHGGRRYEVAEMAGRRISRVIVEDVAPPLNRIEDEADSREAIQ